One part of the Aricia agestis chromosome Z, ilAriAges1.1, whole genome shotgun sequence genome encodes these proteins:
- the LOC121738950 gene encoding UDP-sugar transporter UST74c translates to MSGHSAQDQADADKALLLKKILSAAFYALASFMITVVNKYVLTSYAFPSYQVLGLGQMLATITVLWFGRSVKLVQFPHLDSGVARRIWPLPLIYLGNMATGLGGTKELSLPMFTALRRFSILMTMILERLVLGVKASWSVQTSVMAMVAGALLAAADDVTFSWPGYTLVLLNDGFTAANGVYMKKKLDSKELGKYGLMFYNALFMILPATVVAWCTGDLENSAAYAHWSDMLFVTLFLMSCVMGFILSYSVMLCTQFNSALTTTIIGCLKNILVTYLGMIIGGDYIFSWLNFVGLNISVFASLIYTYVTFKRKPNQYMLLNQANSKVDTV, encoded by the coding sequence ATGTCGGGCCATAGTGCACAAGATCAAGCTGATGCAGATAAAGCATTATTACTGAAGAAGATATTGAGTGCCGCGTTTTATGCTTTGGCTTCGTTTATGATAacagttgtaaataaatatgtgcTCACCTCATATGCCTTCCCCTCGTATCAAGTGCTGGGTCTTGGACAAATGTTAGCGACAATAACAGTTCTATGGTTTGGCCGGTCCGTAAAATTAGTCCAGTTCCCCCATTTAGACAGTGGTGTCGCGCGTCGGATTTGGCCACTACCATTAATTTATTTGGGAAACATGGCTACTGGGCTTGGTGGAACTAAGGAGTTAAGTTTGCCCATGTTCACTGCTTTGAGAAGATTTAGTATCCTGATGACAATGATTCTTGAGAGATTAGTTCTCGGAGTAAAAGCATCGTGGTCTGTGCAAACCAGTGTAATGGCAATGGTAGCTGGTGCCTTACTAGCGGCTGCAGATGATGTGACATTTTCCTGGCCTGGATACACACTAGTGCTCCTCAATGATGGATTCACTGCTGCCAATGGTGTCTACATGAAAAAGAAATTAGATTCCAAGGAGCTCGGCAAGTATGGTCTGATGTTCTACAATGCACTATTTATGATATTACCAGCAACAGTAGTTGCCTGGTGTACTGGTGATCTGGAAAATTCTGCGGCCTATGCCCACTGGTCCGACATGCTTTTTGTAACATTGTTCTTGATGTCATGTGTAATGGGCTTCATACTCTCCTACAGTGTAATGTTATGTACACAATTTAATAGTGCCTTAACTACAACTATTATAGGATGTCTCAAGAATATTTTAGTTACATATTTGGGTATGATCATTGGGGGAGACTACATATTTTCGTGGCTCAATTTTGTTGGATTGAACATTAGTGTGTTTGCTAGCTTAATTTATACGTATGTTACATTTAAAAGGAAACCAAACCAATATATGCTCCTAAATCAAGCAAACAGTAAAGTAGATACTGTGTAG
- the LOC121738949 gene encoding protein tramtrack, beta isoform-like isoform X1 — MAMPEQFSLRWNDFHSNLSQSFQALLDGEDLVDVTLAAGGQYVHAHKLILSVCSPYFKELFKMNPCDHPIVILKDVNHQELRQLLQFMYRGEVHVRQQELSGFLHTAELLQVKGLTGGREQSKSPSPVNDDLPTFEPLAPDNLADSLPEWVPPGDEPIMPETSPESANAATVKDETNRSPLKRLLKNAPNKPGMNVKKKSRPVNISNSPIHAENTEYASDGEPMIDFDSDMYNNVMVLPDSAKESGWNCKSGGVKCPSCHRFFANRYNLKVHIRDKHDTREGTLQCEICQKRMRNPSCLRVHMYHHRKQAAYLAQISAQGDQMRHVVQNMVGNKWRSDANAEFQDNDNFGATPPAETNKFQQAGESKHPAAAEPLPSDRSAETV, encoded by the exons ATGGCGATGCCTGAGCAGTTTTCGTTGCGTTGGAATGATTTCCACTCGAATCTGTCTCAGTCTTTCCAAGCTTTGTTGGATGGGGAGGATCTGGTGGATGTTACATTGGCGGCTGGTGGGCAGTATGTCCATGCACATAAGCTGATACTGTCTGTGTGCAGCCCTTACTTCAAGGAGCTATTTAAG ATGAATCCCTGTGATCATCCGATAGTCATCTTGAAGGATGTGAACCATCAAGAGCTGAGACAGCTCCTGCAGTTCATGTACCGCGGAGAGGTGCATGTAAGACAGCAGGAGCTGTCTGGATTCCTTCACACTGCAGAACTTCTGCAAGTGAAGGGTTTGACAGGCGGACGAGAG CAAAGCAAATCTCCTTCGCCTGTCAACGATGACCTGCCGACCTTTGAACCACTAGCACCGGATAATTTAGCTGATAGTTTGCCCGAATGGGTGCCACCTGGGGACGAGCCGATAATGCCAGAAACTTCCCCAGAGTCGGCGAATGCTGCTACCGTCAAGGATGAAACTAACCGCAGCCCTCTAAAACG GCTTTTGAAGAACGCTCCGAACAAGCCTGGAATGAATGTTAAGAAGAAGTCTCGTCCAGTCAACATCTCGAACAGCCCAATCCATGCCGAGAACACCGAATATGCATCTGATGG TGAGCCTATGATCGACTTCGACAGCGACATGTATAATAACGTGATGGTGCTGCCCGACTCAGCGAAAGAATCAG GGTGGAACTGCAAATCGGGAGGAGTAAAATGTCCGTCATGTCACCGGTTCTTCGCGAATCGATACAATCTAAAGGTTCATATACGCGACAAGCACGACACGAGGGAAGGGACGCTACAATGTGAGATATGCCAGAAACGTATGCGGAACCCGTCGTGTCTCCGGGTCCATATGTACCACCATCGGAAGCAGGCAGCGTATTTAGCACAGATTAGCGCGCAAGGAGATCAGATGAGGCATGT TGTTCAGAACATGGTGGGCAACAAATGGCGTTCGGATGCCAACGCGGAATTCCAGGATAATGATAA TTTCGGGGCAACGCCGCCGGCTGAGACCAACAAGTTTCAGCAGGCGGGCGAGTCGAAGCACCCGGCGGCAGCGGAGCCCCTGCCCTCGGACCGGAGCGCCGAGACCGTATGA
- the LOC121738949 gene encoding protein tramtrack, beta isoform-like isoform X2, whose amino-acid sequence MAMPEQFSLRWNDFHSNLSQSFQALLDGEDLVDVTLAAGGQYVHAHKLILSVCSPYFKELFKMNPCDHPIVILKDVNHQELRQLLQFMYRGEVHVRQQELSGFLHTAELLQVKGLTGGREQSKSPSPVNDDLPTFEPLAPDNLADSLPEWVPPGDEPIMPETSPESANAATVKDETNRSPLKRLLKNAPNKPGMNVKKKSRPVNISNSPIHAENTEYASDGEPMIDFDSDMYNNVMVLPDSAKESGWNCKSGGVKCPSCHRFFANRYNLKVHIRDKHDTREGTLQCEICQKRMRNPSCLRVHMYHHRKQAAYLAQISAQGDQMSVQNMVGNKWRSDANAEFQDNDNFGATPPAETNKFQQAGESKHPAAAEPLPSDRSAETV is encoded by the exons ATGGCGATGCCTGAGCAGTTTTCGTTGCGTTGGAATGATTTCCACTCGAATCTGTCTCAGTCTTTCCAAGCTTTGTTGGATGGGGAGGATCTGGTGGATGTTACATTGGCGGCTGGTGGGCAGTATGTCCATGCACATAAGCTGATACTGTCTGTGTGCAGCCCTTACTTCAAGGAGCTATTTAAG ATGAATCCCTGTGATCATCCGATAGTCATCTTGAAGGATGTGAACCATCAAGAGCTGAGACAGCTCCTGCAGTTCATGTACCGCGGAGAGGTGCATGTAAGACAGCAGGAGCTGTCTGGATTCCTTCACACTGCAGAACTTCTGCAAGTGAAGGGTTTGACAGGCGGACGAGAG CAAAGCAAATCTCCTTCGCCTGTCAACGATGACCTGCCGACCTTTGAACCACTAGCACCGGATAATTTAGCTGATAGTTTGCCCGAATGGGTGCCACCTGGGGACGAGCCGATAATGCCAGAAACTTCCCCAGAGTCGGCGAATGCTGCTACCGTCAAGGATGAAACTAACCGCAGCCCTCTAAAACG GCTTTTGAAGAACGCTCCGAACAAGCCTGGAATGAATGTTAAGAAGAAGTCTCGTCCAGTCAACATCTCGAACAGCCCAATCCATGCCGAGAACACCGAATATGCATCTGATGG TGAGCCTATGATCGACTTCGACAGCGACATGTATAATAACGTGATGGTGCTGCCCGACTCAGCGAAAGAATCAG GGTGGAACTGCAAATCGGGAGGAGTAAAATGTCCGTCATGTCACCGGTTCTTCGCGAATCGATACAATCTAAAGGTTCATATACGCGACAAGCACGACACGAGGGAAGGGACGCTACAATGTGAGATATGCCAGAAACGTATGCGGAACCCGTCGTGTCTCCGGGTCCATATGTACCACCATCGGAAGCAGGCAGCGTATTTAGCACAGATTAGCGCGCAAGGAGATCAGATGAG TGTTCAGAACATGGTGGGCAACAAATGGCGTTCGGATGCCAACGCGGAATTCCAGGATAATGATAA TTTCGGGGCAACGCCGCCGGCTGAGACCAACAAGTTTCAGCAGGCGGGCGAGTCGAAGCACCCGGCGGCAGCGGAGCCCCTGCCCTCGGACCGGAGCGCCGAGACCGTATGA
- the LOC121738949 gene encoding protein tramtrack, beta isoform-like isoform X3 has product MAMPEQFSLRWNDFHSNLSQSFQALLDGEDLVDVTLAAGGQYVHAHKLILSVCSPYFKELFKMNPCDHPIVILKDVNHQELRQLLQFMYRGEVHVRQQELSGFLHTAELLQVKGLTGGREQSKSPSPVNDDLPTFEPLAPDNLADSLPEWVPPGDEPIMPETSPESANAATVKDETNRSPLKRLLKNAPNKPGMNVKKKSRPVNISNSPIHAENTEYASDGEPMIDFDSDMYNNVMVLPDSAKESGWNCKSGGVKCPSCHRFFANRYNLKVHIRDKHDTREGTLQCEICQKRMRNPSCLRVHMYHHRKQAAYLAQISAQGDQMRHVFGATPPAETNKFQQAGESKHPAAAEPLPSDRSAETV; this is encoded by the exons ATGGCGATGCCTGAGCAGTTTTCGTTGCGTTGGAATGATTTCCACTCGAATCTGTCTCAGTCTTTCCAAGCTTTGTTGGATGGGGAGGATCTGGTGGATGTTACATTGGCGGCTGGTGGGCAGTATGTCCATGCACATAAGCTGATACTGTCTGTGTGCAGCCCTTACTTCAAGGAGCTATTTAAG ATGAATCCCTGTGATCATCCGATAGTCATCTTGAAGGATGTGAACCATCAAGAGCTGAGACAGCTCCTGCAGTTCATGTACCGCGGAGAGGTGCATGTAAGACAGCAGGAGCTGTCTGGATTCCTTCACACTGCAGAACTTCTGCAAGTGAAGGGTTTGACAGGCGGACGAGAG CAAAGCAAATCTCCTTCGCCTGTCAACGATGACCTGCCGACCTTTGAACCACTAGCACCGGATAATTTAGCTGATAGTTTGCCCGAATGGGTGCCACCTGGGGACGAGCCGATAATGCCAGAAACTTCCCCAGAGTCGGCGAATGCTGCTACCGTCAAGGATGAAACTAACCGCAGCCCTCTAAAACG GCTTTTGAAGAACGCTCCGAACAAGCCTGGAATGAATGTTAAGAAGAAGTCTCGTCCAGTCAACATCTCGAACAGCCCAATCCATGCCGAGAACACCGAATATGCATCTGATGG TGAGCCTATGATCGACTTCGACAGCGACATGTATAATAACGTGATGGTGCTGCCCGACTCAGCGAAAGAATCAG GGTGGAACTGCAAATCGGGAGGAGTAAAATGTCCGTCATGTCACCGGTTCTTCGCGAATCGATACAATCTAAAGGTTCATATACGCGACAAGCACGACACGAGGGAAGGGACGCTACAATGTGAGATATGCCAGAAACGTATGCGGAACCCGTCGTGTCTCCGGGTCCATATGTACCACCATCGGAAGCAGGCAGCGTATTTAGCACAGATTAGCGCGCAAGGAGATCAGATGAGGCATGT TTTCGGGGCAACGCCGCCGGCTGAGACCAACAAGTTTCAGCAGGCGGGCGAGTCGAAGCACCCGGCGGCAGCGGAGCCCCTGCCCTCGGACCGGAGCGCCGAGACCGTATGA